ccacgtaggtccttattttcaaaaaaaaggcaaaataaatttcaaaatagattcgtccacttctatcggacggggcgtccaccctcagcggacaggttcgccatcttcagccggcggggtctacgtcacaaaccgcgtaggtccttattttcaaaaacatcaaacagattcgtccacttctatcggacggggggtccaccctcagcggacaggctcgcccaccttcagcggacggggtctgcgtcactaacagcgcaggtccttagtcgctgcagcgataacttttatcggttttccctttttccgaaaatcaaaggatcggttttccctttttccgaaaatcaaaggatcggttttccctttttccgaaaattaaaggatcgattttcccttttccaaaaattaaaggattggtttttcgtttttccaaaaaagagcgatgtgttggattttccttcgttttacgtcctataaaaacaatggggttttctcgtttagctagccctgaaaatgagaatctttaaaaacgttttacctcgtggttgggcttggccaggcccaattacactttacagctttaatttcgaaaacatctgtagttactcccaatgacaaagtgagggagtttctacgcatctttagatccttccaatgacaaagtgaggaagtttctatactatcatttgacaaatcccaatgatacgtgagggatatgtcgacacttcaagtgatgacgcttaagtcaaatgttatcactcgggggctcgtgagaccctcgcaaaacaggtcacatacaccatggcttgtgtgatgcactccgtctaatactttgaccatcgtcttactccaagactcagtcaaagtgggggctaactgtagacacctacttttgtccacattcccgcaagggaaaggttcgatgatgaaagtataaaaactccacttgacaacgcatctcctataaaataaacgaatctcgattccccatttcatttcacccgaaacctgctatttatgaaaacctgctaaaaatagtaactgccgtaaaaggtagcgtctaaaagtgacaaatcataaaagatagaaacctgtcagaattaggtgttgcactccaacataaatcctaaataagatagaaaaccgcgagaatcctattcctaataggattcggaaataagagttacgtattaatcaaaatcctaacgagcctagagttcgtaacgggcccagacgcattccgtcatgaaattgatacgcgctaaaagactcgaattaatctcaaactctacggattttaggaatccgaatctgactaaacaaaactgcccagatcctattttcaacgcctggctctgggcgccgaaatcttcggcgcccaggcctgggcgctgaaagtacctgggtatgtctcttttcctaattctttgcggattagaactctgcaattctatcttacgaactcttccctataaataggcccctagtttcgacgtgaaacaacacacaacaacacataatatattctgagtattgactctagaccccttagcctaagcctctcgctgcgaaactgttcacgcattctgtcgcaatcgatccataaatcgaacagaacgtatcctgtcccataattgagattcgttaaataaaaaggagaaatagcaaagtcaaagtggttagttttctgagaaccgtgacgcacctctcaagggtgcgtcgtaatgtgtcccttttcgatgatttaactgctttcctcgccctttttatgaactgttaaactaacctaatttgattgttctatcacgcctaacaaatataatatttttggaaaatcggattatcatgctaggtcccttaatgctatttaaatcagataatcgcgatcgaattagcattatatgttgcatattgctaaaatcaattcagattagtttaatagttaacgcatgtcccttcaattatttatgctgagctagtaaggatatcctgcctctggagttatcgacgagcgaaagtactcctctcggtagttatagtcccccgaaccctcaatctctaccttgtgggtgtatattgagagatccccacaccagggatcacaagggaacctacgaccgtcgtggtcaaacataattgcactccctttatgtcacgataaccgggttttgtcagtttttctcattgtcgttaaaaactgaatggcgactcctatattactagtcaattgggtgtatactcacaggaaatccaattacacttgattgaataaaaagaatcgtcacacccacgagggacaggtcacgcattagcctcgcgctttttcgaccccctcacacgcaCTCTTAGGAAAAACAAAAATCTGAGCCCAATACATGTGCAATCTAAGCAATACATAGTTAACCAACTGCATTCTAGCTGTATAAGAGAGATTCCTGGAACTCCAAATTTTGATTATGCTTGTCATCTTATCTACTAAGAGAAATTCTTTTTGAACAAATGGGCACTCCAAGATACTTAAAGGGTAACACACTTCTTGTAAAACCAGAAACCTCCACCGCCCTTTGAACCTCACTTACAACCATACCATGACAGAAAATGGAAGACTTCTGATGGTTAGCTTTCAAACCAGAGGAATCAGAAAATAACTTAAAGGCTTGCAAAAGAAGATAGAGGGAAGGGAATTCACCTTTGCAGCAAATAATCAGGTCATCAGGAAAACACAAATGAGTGAGCTTAGTGTCTTTGAACCTTGGGTGGAACTGAAACTAAGGTAAGTCACTCATCTTATGCAAAAATCTTGACAGGTATTCCATACAAATTAATAACAAAAAGAAGAGGGGAGAGAGGGTCTCCTTGCCTCAAACCAGCTCTGAGATTTGAAAAATCCATGCAGTGAGCCATTGATCATAAGGGAGAACATTGGTGTGGTAACACACTCCATCACTATATCCACAAATTGCTTTGAGAAATCCAAAAAACCATCATTTCCTTTAGAAAATGCCAATCAACCGTGTCATATGCTTTTTGCAAATCAATCCTCATTAAGCAACTGGGTTTAACCCCCTTCCTCCCATAATGTCTCACAAGATCTTGAACTACCATTATGTTGTGAACAATATACCTGCCTTGAACAAACCCTCCTTGGTTCTCCAGAATGAGATCAGGAAGTATTTGTCTTAATCTGCCACATAGAACTTTAGTAATACACTTGTGTATTGTATTACAGCAGGAAATGGGTCTAAAATCACTAACATTCTTAGGACATTTGGTCTTAGGAATTAGAGTGACAACTGTATGGTTTACCTCTTTTAACAATTTACCATGTTGCAATACATCCAAAACAACTGCAATAACCTCATTCCCAACTATATGCCAAGCATCTTTGTAAAAATAGGAACCAAAACCATCAGGTCCTGGTGCCTTGACACCTAGAATAGAGAAGAGAGCTAATTTCACCTCCTCATCAGTATAAGGGGCATTAAGAATTGCCCTATGATGATCCTGACAAACAGGGCCAATTTGCACTACCTGTTTAATAACGGGAGTTCTAGCTTCATGCGCACTTCCCAATAACATCTTATAGTAATCTAAGAAAGCTTCTGAAACATCCGCAGGCTTGTCTTTCTACTCTCCCCTCATATCATGAATATTGTATATATGATTCTACACCTATCTACTTCTGATACTTTGATGGAATAAGGCTATATTCTCATCACCCGTTTTAATCCATGCCAATTTAGCCTTTTGACTCCGAAACTCTAGATAGATCTTTATTAGGAATAGGCATGGACCAAAAATTGTTGTTCTTAATATAATAAGTATGGATCCATTTAACCCACAATCTATCCTGCTTCAATGAGAGAGCCCAAAAATTCTTCAAGAAAGCAGCTTTATTCCAAATAGTAAGATCCTTTAGGTTCCACCCACCACTACTCTTAGGCAAACACAATTGTTCCCAAGAAACATGAGCCTTCTTTGATCCAGCCTCAGAGCCAGTCAATAGGAAACACCTACAAATCCTCTGAATTTCCTTCATAACTTTCTTTGGGAGTACAAAAATCTGACACCAGTATAATTGGATCCCAAAAAGAACTGACTTTATCAGTTGCAGTCTCCCATCATATGAGAGCAATCTTGCTGACCAACACTTAATTCTTGCCACAATCTTTTCAATGAGTGGCTTACACTCAGTGTAATTAACTAAGGTTCCTAGTGGTAAGAGGCACACCCAGGTACTTCACTGGAAAACTCCCGCTATGAATGCCCAAAGAATCCACTATTAGATTAGCAACATGATCAGAAACACCATCAATATAAACCTCACTCTTCTGAAAGGTTAGCCTGAAGGCCAGAAGTAGCAGAGAACTTACTGAAAGCTTTAAAAATAGCATCCACAGATTCAGAATCACCTCTAGCAAAGAGCAACaagtcatctgcaaacatcatgtgTGTGAGATCCACTTTCTTACATCTTAGATGGTATCTGAAGGTTGTATCAGTATTCAAAGAAGTAAGACACCTAGACAAATACTCCATTCCAATGGCACAAAGGTAAGGAGACAAGGAGTCACCCTGTCTTAAGCCCTTTTTTGCAGGAATGGGAGTAGTAGGCATCCCATTGATCAATATAGAGTAAGAAACTGTCTGTAAACATTGCATGATCCACCCAATAAATCTTGAGGGGAAACCCAATTCACCAAGCATTGCCTGAAGAAATGGCTACTCAAGTGAGTCATAAGATTTTTGAGGTCTTTTGAATGTATAAAAAATTAATGACCAATTTATGCATTTGAGTAACAGTTTATTATAgtatatttttcttaattttcattcatttattaatcaaataatatatttttctataaactagttgttggaccatGCTCTAGCGCGCAAGATCCCCCAAGGTATACAAATTTATTTTGCAGAAATGTTACGTAAAGACTGACGTTTACAAATTTACGTTATATATAAGAAAATCAATGCTAAAGTTCGATTTGCATGTAACTAACAATATGAAATCatatttccctcaaaaaaaaaaacaaaacgaaATCATACATACATTTCTAATATTTGTGTCATTGATATTGTAGCATTCCACAAGCAACACTGGTAGGAGAGACGAGAAAAGGGCGGAGGAAAGCTACGTTAGAAAGAGTGGCTGGAGAAATTCGTTGAAATGGGTTATTTGGTTCCCAGCAAAATAAAGAAAAggcaaaagagaaaaaaaaattgagacaCGTGGTAGTAAGATGACTAAAGGTATAATTGTCCCCACACTATtgataagaataagacaaaaaaaTAAGGCACAAAATTGGGGCAGAATAGTAAGTGCGCCATTGGGTGAATAATAATAGAAGTTCAATCCTTTATAAGTGTTATAAACCATGAAATTAACAGAGAACAACATAGGGGAAAAAAACTGATGCGTTTTCTTTTAGCTAATCAGATGTGTTTTTTCTccctctaaaatgtatttcgaCTTTGTAATTGCATATACAATTATAACTTAACAAATTTCTTATAAGTTATAAGTAAAGtagtacaaaaaataaagttttacacAAATAGAGAAAATTACTCAAAACTTTGTTCATTACTTATGggttaaccaattttattcTCAAACTACATATATAAcgaaatttgtattattttcaaACGTACTGCATACTCCGTGTATAAAAAAAATACGAATAACTAAATTTAAAATGAATAAGAAATCAAACCATATGAACACTCCTGGTGTCGCCGGCGGCCCTACGCCACTACTTGTTAAAAAATGTTACGTTGACCCTAAAGGTTAACAACTGTGTGAGGTGGAGTATGAGCTGGGAGGAAGTATTtgcacatatcagatatgtatgggcaaatacatatcagaataaaagacaaaataggaaaaggacaaaaaagaaattaaatggtacttatttaaacaaaaatggtacttttacagaatgatacttttttttttacagaatggtacttttttttaacatgagTGGTACttcattttttgtcttttagctatttgtcttttagttgatatgtgcattgtgcgaaaaaacaacctcaTGAGCTGGAGTATCCCTACCCTACTAGTTTCTCCAAACTCGAAAGTTGCATTAAAACGCAGTCGTTCTTCCAATGTTCAAGCAAAGTGGAGCATACAAAATTGGGGAATTCTAAAAACAAGAATAAGGATAGAAAAATAGAGGAAATACCTTACACCCGAACAGATCCGATTTGCTCAAGAAGAAGAAACACTCCcagaaaaaatgggcaaaattCCGGCATGTCTTCGATCAACAGCAACCCAAATCCTTAAAAACACAGCTCAATCTCAACCCTCTAAACCCTCTCCTTCCTCCCATTTCTCTCGCAGCAACAAAAAACTCAAATCAATTAAACCCCTAAAACCCTCCTTAAACCCTAATTTCTCATCTCCCATCACTTCCCCAAATCTTTCTGAAGCCAAAACCTTAATAAATTCCCTAATTTCAAACCCTAAAACCCCTATTGATCTTCAATTCCACAATTCCCTTCTTCATTCTTATTCCTCAATTGCCCCTTTACATGATTGTTTTGATTTATTCAACCATATGGTCAAAACCCTACCTTGTTTCTCCCCTGATCGTTCTTCTTTCCACATTTTGCTCTCTCACTCGTTTAATTCCAAAACGAGTCATTCCCCTGTTCCTCATGTTTGCCGGGTTCTCGATTTTATGGCTTCTCATGGGTTTCCGCCGGATCCGGTTACAGTGGATATCGCTGTTCGGGTTCTTTGTCGGTCTGGGTACGATGAGGATGCTGTGAAGTTTGTCACTGAGTTGCATTGTAAGAATTCTGTGACTCTTGATTACTATACTTATAATTTTCTTGTTAAGCACTTGTGTAAGAATAGGTCGATGAGTATGGTTTATACGGTGATAGATGAGTTGCGGGGTTCGGTTGGGATGAAGCCGGATTTGGTTACTTACACTATATTGATTGATAATGTGTGTAATAGTAAGAATGTGCGTGAGGCTACGCGGTTATTGAGCGAGCTTAATGAGAACGGTTTTAAGCCGGACTGTTATGTTTATAATACTGTAATGAAAGGTTATTGCAATTTGAGTCTTAGTAATGAACTAGTCAAGCTTTATAAGAAGATGACAGAAGAGGGGGTGGAACCTGATATTGTGACCTATAATACGCTTATTTTTGGGTTGTCAAAAACCGGGAGAGTTAAGGAGGCTAGAAAGTATTTGGAAGTTATGACAAAAACGGACCATTCCCCAGATACCGTTACTTATACGTCATTGATGAATGGGTTGTGTAGAGAAGGAGATGCAATGGGGGCTATGAGGTTGCTTGTTGAGATGGAAGCTAATGGGTGTAAACCGAATGCATGCACATATAACACATTGCTTAATGGATTGTGTAAATCAAGATTGTTGGACAAAGGGATGGAACTGTTTGGGGTCATGAAAGAAGGGGGTGTTCAACTTGAGTCAGCCTCTTATGCTACTTGCTTGAGAGGGTTATGTAGAGAAGGCAGAGTTGGTGAGGCTTATGAGGTTTTTGATTATGCTGTTGAGACTAAAAGTTTGACTGATGTTGCCGCCTACACTACATTGGAAAGTACTCTGAAATGGTTGAAGAAAGCTAGGGGACAAGGACTAGCTGTTTGACGGGTAAGTTGCATTCCTCGAGTACAGTTCAATCGTATGACATTTGTTATTTTAGTCTCCTCTTGATGCTAGTTGCTAGATGGGATGATAATTATGAGAATAATATTTCTTATGTTAATTCATCACATGCAATGGTTTTTTAAATTTGCAAAATGTATAAAGAATAGAACCTCAAAGCAAGTCAGGTTCAATCAACAGAGAACTACTCTTAAACACTCAAGATATGCCTTTGGGGAACCGTACATTCTTGTATCTTCCAGCTCATGCCTACTTGTGTACTTGTGTTTTTGTTCTGTGTTAGTATTTATTCTTTTACTCCTGTCTGGAACTGTTTCTGCTGTTTGCTATTCATTATTGTCACGCAGTTGCGTTTCTTTGATAATCTAGGTACATCATCATTTCTGATGGGAATATATATGAGTCTCTTTgtattaactagaatattagaTCACAAGTAAGGTTTCAATCAATTCACTTAAAATTTACCTTGTGGATTGAACCTGGGTTTCATTTATTAGATatcatctgaacttattttcttGAAACTGTTTTTCTTGATGAAAAGAACAAAACCAAAATAACAGCATGGAGGCATGGATTTCTTGGAAGATGATGTCTACACAGTTAGTGTTTGAGAAATGGTTGCTGAATAAAGTAGGTACAGGGCAAAGTATATAAGTCGATAAATGCATAGAGTAGAGTATCTTGATGTGGTGTGTGCATCACTTTGCCGATCAGGCTTTATGACAACTGTATGAGTAGATTCCAGCATTTTGGCTGGAAGCAAGTTTGAGAGTTGACATttacttagttttaaaaagtgtGCCTTGGGCACGCCTAGGCTCAAGGCGCAACGCCTAGCCATGACAGGATTAGTCACCTTACAAAAGGCTTGCGCCTTATGCGCCTTTTCCCAGGCACAAGGTGCGACGCCTTATGTGCCTTGTGGTATATGGCTCAATTGCTGAcacaatatttatttttttcaaaaaaggcCCAAACCACGTGACTTTAATAGCTCCCTAACAGCTAGAATTTACTATAttaaaaagaggagagagaaaatcacaAATTTCTCCATTTTTTTCTTGTCTCTTTCAGCGCCACGTCAAGTAAACTTCTCCGTTTTCTATTTTGAAGTAACTGTTTTGTGTAAGGTGCAACGCACTTTTTTTAGAATCTAAATAAAGAGTCGGTGActaaaaaagtgaaaaaaaaattacttgaaTTTTCCTTAGTccc
This Spinacia oleracea cultivar Varoflay chromosome 6, BTI_SOV_V1, whole genome shotgun sequence DNA region includes the following protein-coding sequences:
- the LOC130463380 gene encoding uncharacterized protein yields the protein MLGELGFPSRFIGWIMQCLQTVSYSILINGMPTTPIPAKKGLRQGDSLSPYLCAIGMEYLSRCLTSLNTDTTFRYHLRCKKVDLTHMMFADDLLLFARGDSESVDAIFKAFRTLVNYTECKPLIEKIVARIKCWSARLLSYDGRLQLIKSVLFGIQLYWCQIFVLPKKVMKEIQRICRCFLLTGSEAGSKKAHVSWEQLCLPKSSGGWNLKDLTIWNKAAFLKNFWALSLKQDRLWVKWIHTYYIKNNNFWSMPIPNKDLSRVSESKG
- the LOC110776737 gene encoding pentatricopeptide repeat-containing protein At2g17670 — protein: MGKIPACLRSTATQILKNTAQSQPSKPSPSSHFSRSNKKLKSIKPLKPSLNPNFSSPITSPNLSEAKTLINSLISNPKTPIDLQFHNSLLHSYSSIAPLHDCFDLFNHMVKTLPCFSPDRSSFHILLSHSFNSKTSHSPVPHVCRVLDFMASHGFPPDPVTVDIAVRVLCRSGYDEDAVKFVTELHCKNSVTLDYYTYNFLVKHLCKNRSMSMVYTVIDELRGSVGMKPDLVTYTILIDNVCNSKNVREATRLLSELNENGFKPDCYVYNTVMKGYCNLSLSNELVKLYKKMTEEGVEPDIVTYNTLIFGLSKTGRVKEARKYLEVMTKTDHSPDTVTYTSLMNGLCREGDAMGAMRLLVEMEANGCKPNACTYNTLLNGLCKSRLLDKGMELFGVMKEGGVQLESASYATCLRGLCREGRVGEAYEVFDYAVETKSLTDVAAYTTLESTLKWLKKARGQGLAV